Part of the Candidatus Methylomirabilota bacterium genome, TACGGGCAACGTCTCCTGGCCGCGGCGGAGCAGGAAGCGAGGGCCCGGAGCTGTGACAGGCTCTTCCTCGACACGTTCAGCTTCCAGGCCCCGTTCTTCTACCAGAGGTTGGGCTACGAGATCCTCCACGTCCTGGACGACTTCCCTCGCCGCCCGCACAAGCTGTACCACCTGCAGAAGGCGCTGACACCAGCCGGCTGACACGGCATTGGCGGCTGAGACGGCATTGGCGCGCGGCGCCGACGCAGGTGTACAACGATCATCCATCGGTCAACGGAGGCGGACATGCGCGTGCTCGTGACGGGGGCGGCAAGCGGCATCGGACGGGCAACGTGTCTTCGGCTTGCGCGCGACGCCAAGTCGCAGGGAGGCAAAGCCAGGATCGCGGCGGTCGATCTCGCGCCCTCGCCCGGGCTCGACAGCCTGGTCGCCGAGCTGGCGGCGCTCGGCGCCGACGCGCTGCCGCTCCACGCCGACATGGGCTCGGCCGACGCGCCGGCCCGCGCCGTCGGCGAGGCCGTCGCCAGCTTCGGCGGGCTCGACGGTATCGTGAGCAATGCCGGCATCAACCGGCCCGGCGCGCTCATGGAGT contains:
- a CDS encoding GNAT family N-acetyltransferase, with the protein product YGQRLLAAAEQEARARSCDRLFLDTFSFQAPFFYQRLGYEILHVLDDFPRRPHKLYHLQKALTPAG